A single genomic interval of Roseofilum casamattae BLCC-M143 harbors:
- a CDS encoding 2TM domain-containing protein: MSGSSTSTSRSYRQEDMQQILNLAISRKDPLEEFSYDQLLEIAIELDIPPEELQAAEQQWLEKQGKLEHQKQFDMQRFQSLKKEAGKYAIANTFLVLINVVSVGTLSWSLYVVLGWGLALGLKTWNTYQMTDDEYEQAFQKWYNRNQLKQAAEKTWQKISQFLWD; encoded by the coding sequence ATGTCTGGTTCTTCCACTTCTACATCTCGTTCCTATCGCCAAGAAGATATGCAACAGATCTTGAACTTGGCTATCTCTCGTAAAGATCCGTTGGAAGAGTTTTCTTACGACCAACTTTTGGAAATTGCGATCGAGTTGGATATTCCACCCGAGGAATTGCAAGCTGCCGAGCAACAATGGTTGGAAAAACAAGGTAAGTTAGAGCACCAAAAACAGTTCGATATGCAGCGCTTTCAGAGCTTGAAGAAAGAAGCCGGGAAGTATGCGATCGCAAATACGTTTTTGGTGTTAATTAATGTGGTTAGCGTTGGAACTCTTTCCTGGTCGCTCTATGTCGTTCTCGGATGGGGATTAGCTTTAGGTCTGAAAACCTGGAATACTTATCAAATGACCGACGACGAGTACGAGCAAGCGTTTCAGAAATGGTACAATCGCAATCAATTGAAACAAGCTGCTGAAAAAACTTGGCAAAAAATAAGTCAATTTCTTTGGGACTAA
- a CDS encoding ABC transporter ATP-binding protein yields the protein MLTVDRASVTFNLGTPLETPALRELSLTVPTGQFITVIGSNGAGKSTLLNAIGGNIRLNSGSIIIGDRNVTKWSATERAKLIARVFQNPLLGSCASLTVEENLALAARRGRQRRLQFAFTKTRRREFRDRLSSLGLGLENRLGDRMGLLSGGQRQAISLLMSALAPTQILLLDEHTAALDPKTADFVLQLTNTIVRDYQLTTMMVTHSMNQALMMGDRTIMLHEGRIIFDCAGEMRSGLQVSDLLQQFNQINSETLSDDSLLLG from the coding sequence ATGTTAACGGTCGATCGCGCTTCAGTTACATTTAATTTAGGTACGCCTTTAGAAACTCCAGCGTTGCGAGAGCTATCTCTGACAGTGCCAACCGGTCAATTTATTACGGTTATTGGCTCGAATGGAGCGGGAAAGTCTACACTTTTGAATGCCATTGGCGGTAATATTCGGCTCAATTCCGGCAGCATTATAATTGGCGATCGCAACGTCACCAAATGGTCGGCAACCGAGCGAGCCAAACTTATCGCGCGGGTATTTCAAAATCCGTTATTAGGCTCTTGCGCGAGTTTAACCGTAGAAGAAAATTTAGCACTTGCCGCTCGACGAGGGAGACAACGAAGATTGCAGTTTGCATTCACAAAAACTCGACGCCGGGAATTTCGCGATCGCTTATCGAGTTTGGGTTTAGGTTTAGAAAATCGATTGGGCGATCGTATGGGATTATTGTCTGGAGGACAGCGACAAGCCATCAGTTTATTAATGTCCGCATTAGCACCAACCCAAATATTATTACTAGACGAACATACCGCCGCACTCGACCCGAAAACTGCTGACTTTGTCCTACAATTAACCAATACTATTGTCCGAGATTATCAGCTCACGACAATGATGGTCACTCATAGCATGAATCAAGCCCTGATGATGGGCGATCGCACGATTATGTTACACGAAGGACGAATTATTTTCGATTGTGCTGGAGAAATGCGATCGGGTTTGCAAGTGAGCGATCTTCTCCAACAATTTAACCAGATAAACAGCGAAACCTTATCCGATGATTCATTATTATTAGGATAG
- a CDS encoding murein hydrolase activator EnvC family protein, translating into MALRSQMIKEKQSQWWRWRMAIAIAFCLWLASMPALYASPSVDELQQIQQHLQDDRERIASEKKHLQKLEAAAENRLQGLQNSLDSGQTKLEDIESKITKTTANLEIFQGQLQEKEDRYEDLAQGAIARFRLLQRQPHHSGWAVLLQNETLTDFLSRRHRLQTLALADRQILLTVKEALNQTEQQTLDVEDSYNRLLLLRQKLRNQQNNYRTETAAQTQLIARLTNDREALQAAYLQLQEDSKGLEQLIRDRIAAAAALPLRKTLKLKPGKMLTPSYGNLSSSFGWRTHPVFGYERFHGGMDFAADYGAPIYAAHDGVVIFAGWYGGYGNTVILDRGNGITTLYGHASRLDVEEGQLVKQGDAIAETGSTGLSTGPHLHFEVRQDGTPVDPMDYLT; encoded by the coding sequence ATGGCTTTGCGATCGCAGATGATAAAGGAAAAACAATCTCAATGGTGGCGTTGGAGAATGGCGATCGCGATCGCCTTTTGCCTTTGGCTCGCGAGTATGCCTGCTCTCTATGCGTCTCCCTCAGTTGACGAACTGCAACAAATTCAACAACACTTGCAAGATGACCGAGAACGAATTGCCTCGGAAAAAAAACACTTGCAAAAGCTAGAAGCGGCAGCAGAAAATCGCCTGCAAGGGCTGCAAAATAGCCTGGATAGCGGGCAAACCAAACTCGAGGATATTGAAAGCAAAATTACGAAAACCACCGCTAATTTGGAGATTTTTCAGGGACAATTGCAGGAGAAAGAAGATCGGTACGAAGATCTGGCGCAAGGGGCGATCGCGCGCTTTCGCCTCCTGCAACGCCAACCCCACCACTCTGGTTGGGCAGTTCTGTTGCAAAACGAAACCCTAACCGACTTTCTCAGTCGCCGCCATCGCCTGCAAACATTGGCACTGGCCGATCGCCAAATTTTGCTTACCGTCAAAGAGGCATTAAACCAAACCGAGCAACAAACCTTAGATGTGGAAGACAGTTATAACCGTCTCCTGTTGCTCCGACAAAAATTACGCAATCAGCAAAATAATTATCGCACGGAAACGGCTGCCCAAACTCAATTAATTGCCAGATTAACGAACGATCGCGAAGCCTTGCAAGCGGCTTATCTACAACTGCAAGAAGACTCGAAAGGCTTGGAACAATTAATTCGCGATCGCATTGCCGCAGCAGCAGCGCTTCCTTTGCGCAAAACCCTGAAACTGAAACCGGGAAAAATGCTGACTCCCAGTTATGGCAACCTCTCCAGTTCCTTTGGTTGGCGCACCCATCCGGTATTTGGTTACGAGCGGTTTCATGGCGGAATGGACTTTGCCGCTGACTATGGCGCTCCCATTTATGCCGCTCACGATGGGGTGGTTATCTTTGCTGGATGGTATGGTGGATACGGGAATACGGTTATTCTCGATCGCGGTAATGGGATTACGACGCTCTACGGTCATGCCAGTCGCCTGGACGTGGAAGAAGGGCAACTAGTTAAGCAAGGAGATGCGATCGCCGAAACCGGTTCTACAGGACTTTCCACCGGTCCTCATTTGCATTTTGAAGTTCGCCAAGATGGAACTCCTGTCGATCCCATGGATTATTTAACATAA
- a CDS encoding SAM-dependent methyltransferase produces MSNTSEIDRFNQNYFNSLDMDLFYQRVSGEHTHCGLFEHPDEDLDLAKKRTTEYMASLLNLDTSSQVLDMGSGYGGAARYLAEKYGCQVSCLNLSEQQNEVNIARNEIQKLSHLIQVCQGSFDRLPFPESTFNFTWAQDSLYYSDTQLGAFREAHRVLVPGGEFLACTYFFTGNDLSETDVNRAMNWYTGGIHKVYFLHIDEYRNVAWEIGMSEVQVIKLTENIEINYMQLLQKMEKIQAEGQIWSQDFFEKKKKRLLDCYEMGKSGLIEWGILHYRKHI; encoded by the coding sequence ATGTCAAATACTTCAGAAATCGATCGGTTTAACCAGAACTATTTTAACAGTTTGGATATGGATTTATTTTACCAAAGAGTATCGGGGGAACATACTCATTGCGGTCTGTTTGAACATCCCGATGAAGACTTGGATTTAGCTAAAAAGCGGACAACAGAATACATGGCATCTCTACTAAATCTAGACACGAGTAGCCAGGTTCTGGATATGGGATCTGGATATGGAGGTGCGGCAAGATATTTAGCTGAAAAATACGGTTGTCAAGTATCTTGTCTGAACTTGAGCGAACAGCAAAATGAGGTGAATATTGCCCGAAATGAAATTCAAAAACTCAGTCACCTGATTCAGGTTTGTCAAGGGAGCTTCGATCGTTTGCCCTTTCCAGAATCGACTTTTAATTTTACTTGGGCACAAGATTCTTTGTATTACAGCGATACTCAATTAGGAGCTTTCAGAGAAGCGCATCGAGTGTTAGTCCCCGGTGGTGAATTTTTGGCTTGTACTTATTTTTTCACGGGCAACGATCTTTCTGAAACAGATGTAAATCGCGCGATGAATTGGTATACAGGTGGAATTCACAAGGTTTATTTCTTGCATATCGATGAATATAGGAATGTGGCCTGGGAGATAGGCATGTCAGAAGTTCAAGTTATCAAACTGACAGAAAATATTGAAATTAACTACATGCAGTTATTGCAAAAGATGGAAAAAATTCAAGCAGAAGGACAGATATGGAGTCAAGATTTTTTTGAGAAGAAAAAGAAACGCTTACTCGATTGTTATGAAATGGGAAAAAGTGGATTAATTGAATGGGGGATTTTGCATTATCGGAAACATATTTAA
- a CDS encoding SAM-dependent methyltransferase — MSSISEIDRFNQNYFNSFEMDLFYQRVSGEHTHCGLFEHPDEDLDLAKKRTTEYMASLLNLDTSSQVLDMGSGYGGAARYLAEKYGCQVSCLNLSEQQNEVNIARNEIQKLSRLIRVYQGSFDRLPFPESTFNFAWEQDSFFLSNTQLQAFREAHRVLVPGGDFLACTYFFTGDYPSEANVDRVTNWYTGGMHKVYFLHVDEYRKVAREIGMSEVQVIQLTDNVCTNYMQLLKKMGKIQAEEHLWSQDFFDKKKQRLLNCYKMGESGLIEWGIFHYRKDR, encoded by the coding sequence ATGTCAAGTATTTCTGAAATCGATCGGTTTAATCAAAACTATTTTAATAGCTTTGAGATGGATTTATTTTACCAAAGAGTATCGGGGGAACATACTCATTGCGGTCTGTTTGAGCATCCCGATGAAGACTTGGATTTAGCCAAAAAGCGGACAACAGAATACATGGCGTCTCTACTAAATCTAGACACGAGTAGCCAGGTTCTGGATATGGGATCTGGATATGGAGGTGCGGCAAGATATTTAGCTGAAAAATACGGTTGTCAAGTATCCTGTCTGAATCTGAGCGAACAGCAAAATGAGGTGAATATTGCCCGAAATGAAATTCAAAAACTCAGTCGCTTGATTCGGGTTTATCAAGGAAGCTTCGATCGTTTGCCCTTTCCAGAATCGACTTTTAATTTTGCTTGGGAGCAAGATTCCTTTTTTTTGAGTAATACTCAATTACAAGCCTTCAGAGAAGCGCACCGAGTGTTAGTCCCCGGTGGTGATTTTTTGGCTTGTACTTATTTTTTCACAGGCGATTATCCTTCGGAAGCCAATGTAGACCGGGTGACGAACTGGTATACAGGTGGGATGCACAAAGTTTATTTCTTGCATGTAGATGAGTACAGGAAAGTGGCTCGGGAGATCGGCATGTCAGAAGTTCAAGTTATCCAACTAACAGACAATGTGTGTACGAACTACATGCAGTTACTGAAAAAGATGGGAAAAATTCAAGCAGAAGAACATCTGTGGAGTCAAGATTTTTTTGATAAGAAAAAGCAACGATTGCTCAATTGTTATAAAATGGGCGAAAGTGGATTAATTGAATGGGGGATATTTCATTATCGGAAAGATAGGTAG